In Bacillus cytotoxicus NVH 391-98, the following are encoded in one genomic region:
- a CDS encoding DUF3973 domain-containing protein, with the protein MYYCISCSEIHLKKSNNDKIFKNGFYIDPFLGERYHLGMCKNIHDAKAEEVVLPEANTKAAPSIMNTLPTHVLPT; encoded by the coding sequence ATGTACTACTGCATTAGTTGTTCTGAAATCCATCTAAAAAAAAGTAACAATGATAAAATATTTAAAAATGGTTTTTACATCGATCCTTTTTTAGGTGAACGTTATCACCTAGGTATGTGTAAAAACATACATGATGCCAAAGCTGAGGAAGTTGTTCTACCAGAAGCGAATACTAAAGCAGCTCCATCTATTATGAATACTTTGCCAACACATGTTCTCCCTACTTAA
- a CDS encoding DUF2553 family protein, which yields MGRTIKIDITNHVVAKFKADYLELYTSKFMIGKFYVNNEEKQYVLEDGYVHEGGKFYRIIDTHRGNQLVAESCDLGWCSNDSR from the coding sequence GTGGGACGCACAATTAAAATCGATATTACAAATCATGTAGTAGCGAAATTTAAAGCAGATTACTTGGAGTTATATACAAGTAAATTTATGATAGGTAAATTTTATGTCAATAATGAAGAAAAACAGTATGTGTTAGAAGACGGATATGTACATGAAGGTGGAAAATTTTATCGCATCATAGATACGCACCGTGGCAATCAATTAGTGGCGGAGAGCTGCGATCTAGGATGGTGTTCAAATGATTCGCGTTAA
- a CDS encoding transposase family protein: MMYPICWLSPDPFLELIDVSTKDRHLRFIVKSNRISANCPSCHSISSRRHSRYTRLIQDLPITDQTVILLILHKWFCNNSCCSIKVFTEQYEWVAPNGRRTLRAEKVLRKIAFSTSCLTGEKVARAIYLPISHDIVRKTHIGTKVSPFHWCR; the protein is encoded by the coding sequence ATGATGTACCCTATCTGTTGGTTAAGTCCAGATCCTTTTCTCGAATTGATAGATGTATCTACAAAAGACCGTCATCTTCGTTTCATTGTAAAAAGTAATCGTATTTCCGCAAACTGTCCATCTTGTCATTCTATTTCTTCTCGTCGTCATAGTCGTTATACCCGCCTTATACAAGATCTTCCTATTACAGATCAAACCGTCATTCTTCTTATTTTACACAAGTGGTTTTGTAATAATTCTTGTTGTTCTATTAAGGTTTTTACAGAACAATATGAATGGGTAGCCCCCAACGGACGTCGCACACTTCGTGCAGAAAAAGTTTTACGAAAAATTGCATTTTCTACAAGTTGCTTAACTGGAGAGAAAGTTGCTCGTGCCATATATCTTCCAATCAGTCATGATATTGTTCGTAAAACTCACATAGGTACAAAGGTGTCTCCCTTTCATTGGTGTAGATAA
- a CDS encoding Tn3 family transposase produces the protein MHIVIPSFEGIELMSSFQAAHTHVYILKSIYKSCPCPSCGKISSRVHSLYTRFVQDLAIQQTSIHLQLQVKKFFCDSPACSTRIFTERFAWLQSYQRKIIKYNHLIANCVIFYNVFQLTHILHEYIQEGNELDEEVLSDLSPYLAFHINRFRKYGLDDNRQPPDIKFDMAISPNGLKAAN, from the coding sequence ATGCATATTGTTATTCCTTCATTTGAAGGTATTGAACTTATGTCTTCGTTTCAAGCGGCCCACACTCATGTTTATATCCTAAAATCCATCTATAAATCATGCCCCTGCCCTTCTTGTGGAAAGATTTCATCACGAGTACATAGTCTTTATACACGTTTTGTTCAAGACCTAGCTATTCAACAAACATCTATTCACCTACAATTACAAGTAAAGAAATTCTTTTGTGATAGCCCAGCATGCTCGACACGGATATTTACCGAGCGATTCGCATGGCTTCAATCATATCAACGAAAAATTATAAAATACAATCATCTAATTGCAAATTGTGTCATTTTTTATAACGTCTTTCAACTCACTCATATCCTGCATGAATACATCCAAGAAGGAAATGAATTAGACGAAGAAGTGCTATCTGATTTGAGCCCATACCTTGCCTTCCATATAAATCGATTCAGGAAATATGGATTGGACGATAATCGTCAACCACCCGATATCAAATTTGATATGGCCATTTCACCTAATGGGTTAAAAGCTGCAAATTAA
- a CDS encoding transposase has translation MIQEIKEAHRSGKSINSLTKEYHLNWRTIKKYIKMMTPPTTNRCRISPAQGYLESIIRLEKEGKTLKTIDPLIRKKGYNGTFSAVRTLVEGIRRKQKHANYPSPTYQIARKRLARWFWIHPNHLNTSERRDLERCFEKYPNLQTVYEVIQEYRAMIKQSDYEGFLQWLRKQLSHKEQPFYSYARHLRNDLQAVKHAFLLPYSNGLLEGQVNRLKSIKRMLYGQAGLAILQKRMLYKF, from the coding sequence TTGATTCAAGAAATAAAGGAAGCCCATCGCTCCGGGAAATCTATCAATTCCCTAACGAAAGAATATCATTTAAATTGGAGAACAATTAAAAAATACATAAAAATGATGACTCCACCTACTACCAATCGTTGTCGCATCAGTCCAGCTCAAGGGTATCTTGAATCTATTATTCGTCTTGAAAAAGAGGGAAAAACACTTAAAACGATTGATCCACTTATCCGTAAGAAGGGGTATAACGGCACCTTTTCGGCTGTGCGCACACTTGTTGAAGGGATAAGGCGCAAACAGAAACATGCTAATTACCCATCTCCTACCTATCAAATAGCTAGAAAACGTCTTGCCAGATGGTTTTGGATTCATCCCAATCATCTGAATACCTCAGAAAGAAGGGATTTAGAGCGGTGTTTCGAAAAATATCCTAATCTCCAAACTGTTTATGAAGTCATACAAGAGTATCGTGCAATGATAAAACAATCTGATTATGAAGGATTTTTGCAATGGCTAAGAAAACAACTTTCCCATAAAGAACAACCCTTTTATTCATATGCCCGTCATTTACGCAACGATTTACAAGCCGTGAAGCATGCCTTTCTTCTTCCCTATAGTAATGGCTTGTTAGAAGGACAGGTAAATCGCTTGAAATCAATCAAACGAATGTTGTATGGGCAAGCTGGTTTAGCTATATTGCAAAAACGCATGTTATATAAATTCTGA
- a CDS encoding sporulation protein Cse60 gives MIRVKVFDESHEKDLEDAVNVFLKKLNDEQLIDIKYQVGVSINDDENQIYCFSAMIVYKT, from the coding sequence ATGATTCGCGTTAAAGTATTTGACGAAAGTCATGAAAAAGATTTAGAAGATGCTGTGAATGTTTTTTTAAAGAAATTGAATGATGAACAACTGATAGATATTAAATATCAAGTTGGGGTTTCAATTAATGATGATGAAAATCAAATTTATTGTTTTTCTGCAATGATCGTCTATAAAACATAA